The Oscillospiraceae bacterium genome contains the following window.
CCGGCTTTGATGGGAACCGTGAACATCATTACCGTGATAACCGCGGCCGGGACCGCCATACGAAGCATCCACTTGTAATACTTCATATTGCCGCCCTTGGAGTGATCGATGATATTGCCGAACCAGATGTCCGTCAGCGCATCCACGACCTTGGCGATGACCATGACCACACCCACGGAGCCGACTGCAAGCCCGACTTTATCGGTGTAGAAGTATTGCAGCTGACCTACAAGGTTTGCCATAAGGCCCAGACCCAACTGGCCGGAGAAGTCCGCGAGATAGTCGCGTTTGCGCATTACGAGCGCTGCGCCGTCCTTATCCACAGTGGGGCGCTCTTTTTTACCGAATGCCATATTGTCTTCCTCCTGTTTTTTAGGGAACTCATCCCTTGTTTCTGAATTTAGTATAGCATCTGCCTCTCCATGCATATTGCATTATTTGACTGGATATTGTAAAATAAGATTATCAATCTGTGGGGAGGTCTGCTCCGTGGATACCGCACGCTATATCCGCATCACCAATCTCTGTATGTTGTTTTTCCGGGCCGAGGGGATCGCATTTTCCCTATACGACAAACGAGATACCTGTCACCTGCAGTACCCGGAGGAGCCGCAGCGCAACACAGCTGCACTGTTTGCTGGCCGTGACCCTGCACGGACGCTGGACATCTGCACCACCCCCAGCCATGCAGGCTATGCTTCCATCCGGATCAAGGGCGGCTGGCGGATCGTTATCGGCCCTGTCTATAACGCAAGGCTCAATGAAAGCCTTGTGGATGCCTTTATGGCAGAAAATCAAATCCCGGCTGCGCAGCGCCACGCAGCCGATACAATTCTGGAGGCCGCACCAAATCTGAGTCTGCTGGAATTTTTCGACAAGGCCGCGTATCTCTACTACTGCATGGACGGTGAAATCCTTGACCCGTCCGTCTACTTTGATTTGACGAACGACCGCGACAGCTTTACTGTTGGCCGCGATACCGTCGAGAACCTGCTGGAGCGCAAGGAAAATGAGAAATTCCACAACAGCTACCAGTGGGAGTTGATGTTTTACGATTTGATTCGGCAGGGCGACCCGGAGAGGTTAATGGCTTTTCTGATGCAGGATAGTTCAGCCCGGGTGGGCCACGGCACAATGGCTGATACCCCGCTGCGGCAGGCAAAAAACATTTTCATCGGTTGCATCACTAAAATCGGTATGATGTCCGCCATCCCTGCCGGAATGGACGTCGAACTAACCTACCAGCTGATAGACAGCTATGTGCTGGACTGTGAGCGCGCCGCGACGGTGCCGGAAATTGATCGTTTACAATTAAACGCTGCCTTGGATTTCTGCCGCCGCCTCGGAGAACTGCGCCTGCCTGCGGGTATCAGCCGCGAGGTATACACCTGTATGTCCTACATCCGCAATCATGTGAATACCCCTTTGCGCCTTGACGATGTAGCTGCCTCTATCGGGCGCAGTGTGTCCTACACCGGGAATCTCTTTAAGAAAGAAACCGGTCAGACATTGGGCAATTATATTGCGGAATGTCGGCTGGAAGAAGCCAAAAGCCTTTTGTATTATACCGATATGACGTTGACCGAAATCAGCAGCTACCTCTGCTTTTCGAGCCAGAGCTATTTTCAGAACGTATTCAAAAAAGAATATGGTGTTACCCCGATGCAATATCGCAGGCAACACCATACCGAATCATGATATTCTGTTGTTTTTGATTACATCCGCATACCAGTAGAACGAATCTTTCGGGATGCGCTGTTGGGTCTGATAGTCCACATACACAAGACCAAAGCGCTTATCGTAGCCCTCCGCCCACTCAAAGTTGTCCATGATGGACCAGTAGAGATACCCGGTCACCGGGATGTTCTCGTCCACGGCACGCTGTAAACCTGCCAAATAGCGCTTGACAAAGTCGATGCGCTGGGGGTCATGCACTGCGCCATCGCTCATGACGAAGTCTATGTTTGCCATACCGTTTTCCGTGACGATAATGGGCAGATGGTAGCGCTCCGTCAAGAAACGTGCCGCCCAGTACAGAGCATCCGGCGTAATGGGCCAGTCCATTGCCGTGCGGGGCATACCCGGCACAACGGCGGGGTTGGGACCCATGTACTCATCATAGTTGGAGGCATTGTAGCAGTTAAAGCCGAAGAAGTCCAGCGGCTGGCAGATGACCTTCAGTTCCTCCGCCGTGAAGAATGGCTGCAGACCCGCCGGGACACAGCCGAGAACGGCCGGGTCTGCCCACCAGTTGAAATGCGAGAAGAATGCCTGCTCCGGGAACATCTGGGTGCGGGCTTTTTCTATGTCATCCGGCGATTCGTTCTCCGGCAGGTAGACACTGCCGTTCAGCGCCATACCGATTCTCGGGGCCAGCTTGGCGCGGCTGCGCAGCACGCGAACCGCCTTGCCGTGGGCCAGCAGCACATTTTTTGTCAGCACCGCCAGCTTGTTCATCATCACGGCGGGTTGCTCCTGCATCAGGCTTTCAAACGGCGCGTGCGCCCCCGTAAAGTAGCCGTTGCCGATGAAGGTCGTCGGCTCATTGACGGTGAACCAGAACCGCACCCGGTCGGACAAGGCATCCGCCACTACACGGGCGTAGTTGGCGAAATCATCACTGATTTCCGCATTGTACCAGCCGCCTTTTTCGTGCGCCCACATGGGCAGATTCCAGTGGAAAATCGTCACCATCGGCTCAATGCCCGCTGCTTTCAGTTCGTCCACCAAGTCGCTGTAAAAGGTAAGACCCTTGGGGTTGACCGTGTCGGGACCGGACATCACGCGCGGCCAGCTGACGGAAAAGCGATACGCCTTGACGCCCAGCTTTTTCAGCAGCGCTACATCCTCCTTGTAGCGGTGGTAGTGATCACAGGCGATAGTACCGTTCTCGCCGTGCTTGACGTGCCCCTCGCTCAAAGCATCCCAGATACCGGGAACCTTGCCGTCCTCATTGTAGGCACCCTCGATCTGGTAAGCAGCACTGGCCGCACCCCAGAGAAAATTCTTCGGAAAGCTCATCTTGTTTCCTCCTTTATAGTTCTGCAAGCCGGTCATACAGCCCCTGCAGAATTGCACTCAGTTTTACTGTGTCGGGGATGACTTGAATCATGCCCACCGACAGAATATCATTCAGCTTGCGGTACACCATGAAGTCCAGTGTTTCTTTCGGCATCATATCGAACATACCGTTCGTGAATTGATTTACGATTTCTTTTGCGCGCGGATTTTCAAGAATTTCCCCAATTGTGCTTTCACCGTTCAAGGGATAGGGGTTCTTACCCTCTATCATCAGCGGGGCTTGTGCCAAAATGTTCTCCGCCGACAATGCCAGATACAGCTTGTGCGCCCCGATAGGCTGCACCCACTTATCCAGTAGTGCGTCATAGCAGCGCAATGCCTTTTTGCTGACCGATACATTCACAACGGTTTCCTCACCGGGGGCAAGGCGCACCTTGGCATACCCCACCAGTGTGCGGTCGGGGCGCAGCATATGGGGCTTTTCCTCGCGGGTATAAATCTGCACGACCTCGCTGCCGGGGCGGCTGCCGACATTTTTTACCCGCACAGGCACATTCAGTGTTTCCTGTGTGCGCATATCCCAGCGGAAGTCATTTTCACACAATTCCACAGAAAAATCCGTGTAGCTCAAGCCGCATCCGAACGGATACTGCACAGCTAACTTGCGCTTTGCGTAGCTGCGGTAGCCCACAAACACGCCCTCACCGTAGTAGGCATCGTTGCCCTCACCGGGGAAGTTTGGGTAGGC
Protein-coding sequences here:
- a CDS encoding family 1 glycosylhydrolase, which codes for MSFPKNFLWGAASAAYQIEGAYNEDGKVPGIWDALSEGHVKHGENGTIACDHYHRYKEDVALLKKLGVKAYRFSVSWPRVMSGPDTVNPKGLTFYSDLVDELKAAGIEPMVTIFHWNLPMWAHEKGGWYNAEISDDFANYARVVADALSDRVRFWFTVNEPTTFIGNGYFTGAHAPFESLMQEQPAVMMNKLAVLTKNVLLAHGKAVRVLRSRAKLAPRIGMALNGSVYLPENESPDDIEKARTQMFPEQAFFSHFNWWADPAVLGCVPAGLQPFFTAEELKVICQPLDFFGFNCYNASNYDEYMGPNPAVVPGMPRTAMDWPITPDALYWAARFLTERYHLPIIVTENGMANIDFVMSDGAVHDPQRIDFVKRYLAGLQRAVDENIPVTGYLYWSIMDNFEWAEGYDKRFGLVYVDYQTQQRIPKDSFYWYADVIKNNRIS
- a CDS encoding AraC family transcriptional regulator; translation: MDTARYIRITNLCMLFFRAEGIAFSLYDKRDTCHLQYPEEPQRNTAALFAGRDPARTLDICTTPSHAGYASIRIKGGWRIVIGPVYNARLNESLVDAFMAENQIPAAQRHAADTILEAAPNLSLLEFFDKAAYLYYCMDGEILDPSVYFDLTNDRDSFTVGRDTVENLLERKENEKFHNSYQWELMFYDLIRQGDPERLMAFLMQDSSARVGHGTMADTPLRQAKNIFIGCITKIGMMSAIPAGMDVELTYQLIDSYVLDCERAATVPEIDRLQLNAALDFCRRLGELRLPAGISREVYTCMSYIRNHVNTPLRLDDVAASIGRSVSYTGNLFKKETGQTLGNYIAECRLEEAKSLLYYTDMTLTEISSYLCFSSQSYFQNVFKKEYGVTPMQYRRQHHTES